The following are from one region of the Jatrophihabitans telluris genome:
- a CDS encoding TetR/AcrR family transcriptional regulator translates to MTESAMRERNRRGEGSRLREDILDAAAELLDASGNEQDVTLRAVARRVGISAPSIYAHFPDREAIVEAVVDAAFLEFNEAIAAEAATETDPLRRLHAGCSGYLKFAAERPNRYRLLFQRRMIPTPEGSVQRPVPTLRTDGFRLLVDTLADCVEAGASSSTDPFADAAAIWVGMHGFATLRAELCDFPWPPSQDMLTRIVDGLGRITTQSRG, encoded by the coding sequence GTGACAGAATCGGCGATGCGGGAGCGAAACCGGCGCGGCGAGGGCAGCAGGCTGCGAGAGGACATCCTCGACGCGGCGGCTGAACTGCTCGACGCCAGTGGCAACGAGCAGGACGTGACGCTCCGCGCTGTGGCCCGCCGCGTCGGCATTTCCGCACCGTCCATCTACGCGCACTTTCCCGACCGCGAAGCGATCGTCGAAGCCGTCGTCGATGCCGCGTTCCTCGAATTCAACGAGGCCATCGCCGCCGAGGCCGCCACCGAGACCGATCCGCTGCGCCGCCTGCACGCTGGATGCTCGGGCTACCTGAAGTTCGCCGCCGAGCGCCCCAATCGCTACCGGCTGCTTTTTCAGCGGCGGATGATCCCGACACCCGAGGGGTCGGTGCAACGCCCCGTTCCCACCCTGCGAACCGACGGCTTCCGGCTGCTCGTCGACACCCTGGCCGACTGCGTCGAAGCGGGAGCCTCGAGCAGCACCGATCCGTTCGCCGACGCTGCCGCGATCTGGGTCGGGATGCACGGCTTCGCGACCCTGCGCGCCGAACTGTGCGACTTCCCGTGGCCCCCCTCGCAAGACATGCTCACCCGGATCGTCGACGGGTTGGGGCGCATCACGACGCAGTCGCGCGGCTGA
- a CDS encoding NAD-dependent epimerase/dehydratase family protein, with protein sequence MARVVVTGGSGKLGRAVVADLARHGWDVVVFDRSAPSGLDGEITDKVTFVPVDLTDYGHVLDAMLGVEERYDAVDALVHLAAIPAPGLVPDHATFANNMNSSFNVVSAARRRGIKNIVWASSETVLGLPFDTPPPYIPVDEEYPPRPQSTYSLTKTLEETMAVQLCRWDPQLKMIGLRFSNVMDVEDYEQFPSFDADPMLRKWNLWGYIDARDGAQAVRRALAYATPGAEVFIVANADTVMSRPSASLAAEVFDGVEVRKELGEHETMLSIDKARRLLGFAPEHSWRDS encoded by the coding sequence ATGGCACGGGTAGTCGTCACGGGTGGTTCGGGCAAGCTGGGACGGGCCGTGGTCGCCGACCTTGCCCGGCACGGGTGGGACGTGGTCGTCTTCGACCGGTCGGCACCCTCCGGTCTGGACGGCGAGATCACCGACAAGGTGACCTTCGTGCCGGTCGATCTGACCGACTACGGTCACGTCCTGGACGCGATGCTGGGTGTCGAGGAACGATACGACGCAGTCGATGCGCTGGTGCACCTGGCGGCGATCCCGGCGCCGGGTCTGGTCCCTGACCACGCCACGTTCGCCAACAACATGAACTCCTCCTTCAACGTGGTGTCCGCCGCCCGGCGCCGGGGCATCAAGAACATCGTGTGGGCCTCCAGCGAGACGGTCCTCGGGTTGCCGTTCGACACTCCGCCCCCGTACATCCCGGTGGATGAGGAGTACCCACCGCGGCCGCAGAGCACCTACTCGCTCACCAAGACGCTGGAGGAGACGATGGCCGTCCAGTTGTGCCGTTGGGACCCGCAGCTGAAGATGATCGGTCTGCGCTTCTCCAACGTGATGGACGTCGAGGACTACGAGCAGTTCCCGTCCTTCGACGCCGACCCGATGCTGCGCAAGTGGAATCTGTGGGGCTACATCGACGCGCGGGACGGGGCCCAGGCGGTGCGCCGGGCTCTGGCCTACGCGACACCCGGTGCGGAGGTCTTCATCGTCGCCAACGCCGACACGGTGATGTCGCGCCCCTCGGCGTCGTTGGCGGCCGAGGTCTTCGACGGTGTCGAGGTTCGCAAGGAGCTGGGCGAGCACGAGACGATGTTGTCCATCGACAAGGCCCGACGCCTGCTGGGCTTCGCGCCGGAGCACAGCTGGCGCGATAGCTGA
- a CDS encoding DinB family protein, producing MAEHTREFRGEDLTGARFSDVTLAGSRFWRTDLSRARLRAVDLSGAVIRSADLVDVQITGWIQNVSVNGVDIGPLIDAELDRRHPDRSAMRPEDPAGYRRAWEILERLWGETVERARTLPEEQLHERVDGEWSFIETLRHLLFATDAWVLRTILGQASPWSALDLPHDEMRDRPGVPRDREARPSLEEVLALRAARTAAVRQLVDDLSDDRLQARTEPVEGPGYPDADRYSVADCLSTVLNEEFQHRLYAERDLAALGAAGDLHPSRMP from the coding sequence ATGGCTGAGCACACCCGCGAATTCCGGGGCGAGGACCTGACCGGCGCCCGGTTCTCCGATGTAACCCTGGCCGGTTCCCGCTTCTGGCGCACCGATCTGAGCCGCGCCCGGCTGCGAGCGGTGGATCTCAGCGGAGCCGTCATCCGAAGCGCCGACCTGGTCGATGTCCAGATCACCGGATGGATTCAGAACGTGAGCGTCAACGGCGTGGACATCGGCCCGCTGATCGATGCCGAGCTGGACCGCCGCCATCCCGACCGGTCCGCGATGCGCCCCGAGGACCCGGCCGGTTATCGCCGGGCGTGGGAGATCCTCGAGCGTTTGTGGGGTGAGACCGTCGAGCGCGCGCGGACGCTGCCGGAGGAACAACTGCACGAACGGGTGGACGGGGAGTGGTCGTTCATCGAGACGCTGCGTCACCTGCTCTTCGCGACCGACGCCTGGGTCCTCCGCACCATCCTCGGGCAGGCGTCGCCGTGGAGCGCCTTGGACCTACCGCACGATGAGATGCGGGACCGGCCGGGTGTGCCCCGCGACCGGGAGGCTCGGCCGTCCCTGGAGGAAGTGCTCGCCCTGCGCGCGGCCCGCACGGCCGCCGTCCGGCAGCTCGTCGACGACCTGTCCGATGATCGGCTCCAGGCCCGGACGGAACCGGTCGAGGGGCCGGGCTACCCCGACGCGGACCGCTATTCGGTCGCGGACTGTTTGAGCACCGTGCTCAACGAGGAATTCCAGCACCGGCTCTACGCCGAGCGGGACCTGGCCGCGCTGGGCGCCGCTGGTGACCTTCATCCCTCCCGCATGCCCTAG
- a CDS encoding MFS transporter has translation MTTIDPTVGHPRRRAILGVLCLSLLIVVIDNTILNTALPTLARALQASTTDLQWITDAYTLTFAALLIAAGALGDRYGRRRALQFGLAVFALGSAAAALSGGASSLIAARAVMGVGAAFVMPATLSLLSAVFPVRERAAAIGAWSAVAGIGIVVGPTLGGLLLAHFYWGSVFWVNVPLVAVALVLVVTVIPDLPGRGREGTRLDVLGAALSAASLVAVVDAVIEGPDRGWTSMTTLAEAVLGLALFAAFITHELRSVSPLIDVRVFGHRAFSAATAAIGITFFALFGSLFALTQYLQLVHGYSALSAGVRALPFAGAVLVTAPLSSLLVRAVGVRVIVPAGLAAMGGGLLLLTGATPTSAYSYLAVGVAIMGAGMGLVMAPAGESLLSVLPAEQAGVGSAVNDTVQELGGSLGVAIIGSVVSGSFRHGLDSSGLPAPLVQAARPSIAHADAVSAQVGPAGLRLLEAAHDSFTTAMTSGFTLAGVVALAGAVVIAVALPGRTRRASGSTAPEQELVGTGT, from the coding sequence ATGACCACAATCGACCCCACCGTCGGGCACCCGCGGCGCCGCGCGATTCTCGGCGTCCTCTGCCTGTCGCTGCTGATCGTCGTCATCGACAACACGATCCTGAACACCGCGCTGCCCACTCTGGCTCGGGCGCTCCAGGCTTCCACCACCGACCTGCAGTGGATAACCGACGCCTACACCCTGACCTTCGCCGCCCTGCTGATCGCGGCCGGAGCACTTGGGGATCGCTACGGCCGCCGACGCGCGCTGCAGTTCGGGCTGGCCGTCTTCGCGCTCGGCTCGGCCGCAGCCGCGCTGTCCGGCGGCGCGAGCAGCCTGATCGCGGCGCGCGCGGTCATGGGCGTCGGCGCCGCGTTCGTCATGCCCGCCACCCTCTCGCTGCTGAGCGCCGTCTTTCCGGTGCGGGAGCGGGCAGCGGCGATCGGGGCGTGGTCGGCCGTCGCGGGCATCGGGATCGTGGTCGGACCCACACTGGGCGGATTGCTGCTGGCCCACTTCTACTGGGGATCGGTCTTCTGGGTGAACGTCCCACTGGTGGCCGTCGCGCTCGTGCTCGTCGTGACCGTGATCCCCGACCTGCCCGGCCGCGGCCGGGAGGGCACTCGCTTGGACGTTCTCGGCGCCGCGTTGTCGGCCGCGTCCCTGGTTGCCGTCGTCGATGCCGTTATCGAGGGACCCGACCGCGGCTGGACGTCGATGACGACGCTGGCTGAGGCGGTTCTGGGCCTGGCCCTGTTCGCCGCCTTCATCACGCACGAACTGCGCTCGGTGAGCCCGCTGATCGATGTCCGGGTCTTCGGCCACCGCGCCTTCTCCGCGGCTACGGCCGCGATCGGCATCACGTTCTTCGCCCTGTTCGGATCGTTGTTCGCACTCACCCAGTACCTGCAGCTGGTCCACGGCTACAGCGCCCTGTCCGCGGGCGTGCGAGCGCTGCCGTTCGCAGGCGCGGTCCTGGTGACCGCACCGCTGAGCAGCCTGCTGGTGCGGGCGGTCGGGGTTCGGGTCATCGTCCCGGCCGGGCTGGCCGCGATGGGCGGCGGCCTGCTCCTGCTCACCGGCGCGACGCCGACGTCGGCCTACAGCTACCTGGCCGTCGGCGTGGCGATCATGGGCGCCGGCATGGGACTGGTCATGGCCCCGGCAGGCGAGTCGCTGCTGTCGGTGTTGCCTGCCGAGCAGGCCGGGGTCGGCAGCGCCGTCAACGACACCGTCCAGGAACTCGGCGGCAGCCTCGGCGTGGCCATCATCGGCAGCGTGGTGTCCGGCTCGTTCCGGCACGGACTGGATTCCAGTGGTCTGCCGGCACCGCTGGTGCAGGCGGCTCGCCCCTCGATCGCTCACGCTGACGCCGTCTCAGCGCAGGTCGGTCCTGCGGGCCTACGGCTGCTCGAGGCCGCCCACGACAGCTTCACCACGGCGATGACGAGCGGATTCACCCTCGCCGGTGTCGTAGCCCTGGCCGGTGCGGTGGTCATCGCGGTCGCTCTGCCGGGACGGACCCGGCGAGCGAGCGGTTCCACCGCACCGGAGCAAGAGCTCGTCGGCACCGGTACCTGA
- a CDS encoding pyridoxamine 5'-phosphate oxidase family protein, whose product MDTKNLAELYHLPTMDWAAVQSRLDQGFPQAPSTGGPDRHTCWLTTLNPDGSPHVTAVGAIWADGAFWFQSGESTRKGRNIALDSRCALSVATDQFDLVIDGDARRVTDPATVAARARRWNEQGWPARVDDSGLALTAEFNAPSAGSPPWFVYRIEARAATALATVDPGGATRWRF is encoded by the coding sequence ATGGATACGAAGAACCTCGCCGAGCTCTACCACCTGCCGACCATGGACTGGGCCGCCGTCCAGTCGCGCCTCGATCAGGGTTTCCCGCAGGCCCCGTCCACCGGCGGGCCTGACCGGCACACCTGTTGGCTGACCACCCTGAACCCCGATGGCAGCCCCCACGTGACCGCTGTGGGCGCGATCTGGGCCGACGGTGCCTTCTGGTTCCAGTCCGGCGAATCGACTCGTAAGGGCCGCAACATCGCGCTGGATTCGCGCTGCGCACTGAGCGTGGCCACCGACCAGTTCGACCTCGTCATCGACGGGGACGCGCGTCGGGTGACCGACCCAGCCACCGTCGCCGCACGTGCCCGGCGCTGGAACGAGCAGGGCTGGCCCGCGCGGGTGGACGACTCCGGCCTGGCCCTGACCGCCGAATTCAACGCGCCATCGGCGGGGAGCCCGCCCTGGTTCGTGTATCGGATCGAGGCCCGCGCCGCCACCGCCCTGGCGACCGTCGATCCAGGAGGCGCCACGCGCTGGCGGTTCTAA
- a CDS encoding SRPBCC domain-containing protein, whose protein sequence is MAESLVDGALRDARDGTFACHTTASPEHVWRALTDPSLTPRYLYGLVLTSEWTAGAPIKARHCDERYSDLITLSGRVLCARPGDRLSYQLQCAEDPPVYLTWQIRACRLSQGTVCSLQVDEVESLDSRSEAEDTWLPVLAALQHVLDN, encoded by the coding sequence ATGGCCGAGTCCCTGGTCGACGGGGCGCTGCGCGACGCGCGGGACGGGACCTTTGCCTGCCACACCACGGCGTCGCCCGAACACGTCTGGCGGGCCCTGACCGATCCGTCGCTCACCCCTCGTTATCTCTACGGTCTGGTGCTGACCTCGGAGTGGACCGCCGGCGCCCCCATCAAGGCACGGCATTGCGACGAGCGCTACTCCGATCTGATCACCCTGAGCGGGCGGGTGCTGTGTGCCCGTCCGGGCGACCGCCTCTCTTACCAACTGCAATGTGCTGAAGACCCGCCGGTCTACCTGACCTGGCAGATCCGGGCTTGCCGGTTGTCGCAGGGCACCGTCTGCAGCCTGCAGGTGGACGAGGTGGAAAGCCTGGACAGCCGGTCTGAAGCCGAGGACACCTGGCTACCGGTGCTGGCTGCGCTCCAACACGTACTCGACAACTGA
- a CDS encoding Pr6Pr family membrane protein: protein MIARLWHAVVALLVLVALVVQVIIAVRLTGSPHDVHPGVLRGSSLIGRLIRLVSFFTIDSNVLCGIVSFQLALRPERDGRWWRPLRLAALFGITVTGIVYSTVLAAIHQPAAGAETFVNTIVHYLVPILMVLGWLLFGPRPRIDVRTIGLSLLFPVAWLAYTLLRGAIWKWYPYPFLDVPSHGYVRVAVNSVAVTLVFGLLAAVFALLDRRLPPAPTRRAAA from the coding sequence GTGATTGCCCGCCTCTGGCACGCCGTCGTAGCACTGCTCGTGTTGGTGGCGCTGGTCGTTCAGGTGATCATCGCCGTCCGGCTTACCGGTTCTCCACATGACGTGCATCCGGGAGTGTTGCGCGGCTCCAGCCTCATCGGGCGACTGATCCGACTGGTCAGTTTCTTCACCATCGACAGCAACGTGTTGTGCGGCATCGTGTCCTTTCAGCTCGCTCTGCGGCCCGAGCGGGACGGACGGTGGTGGCGGCCCCTGCGACTGGCCGCCTTGTTCGGTATCACGGTGACCGGAATCGTCTACTCGACCGTCCTGGCCGCCATCCATCAGCCAGCGGCCGGAGCCGAGACGTTCGTCAACACGATCGTGCATTACCTGGTCCCGATCCTGATGGTGCTGGGGTGGCTGCTGTTCGGGCCGCGGCCTCGGATCGACGTCCGCACGATCGGGTTGTCGCTGCTGTTTCCGGTTGCCTGGCTGGCGTACACCCTGCTCCGAGGCGCCATCTGGAAGTGGTATCCCTATCCGTTCCTGGACGTGCCCTCGCACGGCTACGTCAGGGTCGCCGTGAATTCGGTCGCCGTGACCCTCGTCTTCGGGTTGCTGGCGGCGGTGTTCGCGCTCCTGGACCGGCGACTTCCGCCAGCGCCAACCCGGCGCGCTGCCGCCTGA
- a CDS encoding NADP-dependent oxidoreductase translates to MVKAFGYNANGGPEVAEFLELDPPSPMAGELLIDVRAAGVNPIDYKLRAGAYGPTDPSAFPVVLGAEASGVVREVGADVEGFSVGDEVFGAVAPGSGGYTEATLLTADVSAPKPPQVSFEAAATLTVAAATAYDGVTQLGLRAGQTLLVNGASAGVGVAALQIARDLEINAIGVAGPDKGPLIESLGATFISYDDDVADQVRQVLPDGVDAIFDLVGGHGLRVVAELLNDRSKLISAADMGTVSELGGHLIQRDRGRRVLEIVAGLVADGKLDPKVEDVRPLDEAAQALAAVEVGHARGKVVIVPA, encoded by the coding sequence ATGGTCAAGGCATTCGGCTACAACGCAAACGGGGGCCCCGAGGTGGCGGAGTTCCTGGAACTGGATCCGCCCTCGCCGATGGCCGGCGAACTGCTCATCGACGTTCGCGCCGCGGGCGTCAACCCGATCGATTACAAGCTGCGTGCGGGTGCCTACGGGCCCACGGATCCGTCCGCCTTCCCGGTCGTGCTCGGCGCCGAGGCTTCCGGAGTCGTGCGCGAGGTCGGCGCGGACGTCGAAGGATTCTCGGTCGGGGACGAGGTGTTCGGCGCGGTCGCCCCGGGTTCGGGCGGCTACACCGAGGCCACCCTGCTCACTGCGGATGTGAGTGCCCCGAAACCACCTCAGGTGTCCTTCGAGGCCGCCGCGACCCTGACCGTCGCGGCGGCGACGGCCTACGACGGCGTGACCCAGCTCGGTCTGCGGGCCGGCCAGACCCTGCTCGTCAACGGTGCGAGTGCGGGCGTGGGCGTGGCGGCACTGCAGATCGCCCGCGATCTCGAGATCAACGCCATCGGGGTTGCGGGCCCGGACAAGGGTCCGTTGATCGAGTCCTTGGGCGCGACGTTCATCTCCTACGACGACGACGTCGCGGACCAGGTCCGGCAGGTGCTTCCCGACGGCGTCGACGCGATCTTCGACTTGGTGGGCGGCCACGGGCTGCGGGTCGTTGCCGAGCTGCTGAACGACCGCAGCAAGCTGATCAGCGCGGCCGACATGGGTACGGTCTCCGAGCTCGGCGGTCATCTCATCCAGCGCGACCGCGGCCGCCGGGTGCTGGAGATCGTGGCGGGTCTGGTGGCCGACGGCAAGCTCGACCCGAAGGTGGAGGACGTCCGTCCACTGGACGAGGCGGCCCAGGCGCTGGCGGCGGTCGAGGTCGGCCACGCCCGCGGCAAGGTCGTGATCGTCCCGGCCTGA
- a CDS encoding putative bifunctional diguanylate cyclase/phosphodiesterase translates to MGARDARPRSVRTRIRRWWWGNEARTADVLPLHSPLSRVGALLVFVCASLVIGTAWLLNTDTVGWLRASASEVVAALAALAALALPWRRVPSWLLLIFPLIALLPIALLIDTTGQYATAYNNVFTLAAAYSGLTQRRWIALLTIPGMLPLYYLANGGTSAGFYIRLPVALVTWTVLAALLSDLVARYRAAGLQLRREADEVGRLAVQDALTGLPNRKVFEERLTLALERSRNAQTLCAVFFCDIDGFKEINDGLGHAAGDRMLREVANLLTGLLRAEDTVSRLGGDEFALLVSDVAEAGQAELLGHRLAAALDRSYLSSEQQVSASMSVGVAVADSAALHGMGEYPPVSAAGAPVTAARVIAAADLAMYEAKQAGGGVCRAWDAGSASAQEDRYRISSDLRRTLERKSDAQLWVAYQPIVDLMTGQTVGVEALARWDHPARGAVPPELFIAAAEASGVIHALGRRVLQQASQQVARWNESRVQEGHSPLWVSVNCSPKQLQGPSIVEDVQAALLESGLAPERLILEITESALLVGPSLVAERLAALRNCGVVIALDDFGTGYSALSHLRHLPIQIVKIDRSFVAGLGSISADEAVVAAVTGLASRLGQTVLAEGVETRVQESRARQLGCTFGQGNLYAEPQPAADLDRVLVR, encoded by the coding sequence ATGGGCGCGCGTGACGCCCGGCCGAGGTCTGTTCGGACTCGCATCCGGCGCTGGTGGTGGGGAAACGAGGCGCGGACGGCCGATGTGCTCCCGCTCCATTCGCCGCTGAGCCGCGTCGGCGCCCTGCTCGTGTTCGTGTGCGCCTCGCTGGTGATCGGCACCGCGTGGCTGCTGAACACCGACACGGTGGGATGGTTGCGGGCCTCGGCCAGCGAAGTCGTGGCGGCGCTGGCCGCGCTGGCGGCTCTCGCGCTGCCCTGGCGGCGAGTGCCGTCCTGGCTGCTGTTGATCTTCCCGCTCATCGCGCTGCTGCCCATCGCGCTGCTCATCGACACGACCGGCCAGTACGCGACGGCGTACAACAACGTGTTCACCCTGGCCGCTGCCTACTCCGGGCTCACCCAGCGCCGCTGGATCGCCTTGCTCACGATCCCCGGGATGCTGCCGCTGTACTACCTGGCCAACGGTGGCACCTCGGCCGGTTTCTACATCCGGCTGCCGGTCGCCCTCGTGACCTGGACCGTGCTCGCCGCCCTGCTGTCCGATCTGGTCGCCCGGTATCGCGCGGCCGGGCTTCAACTGCGCCGGGAGGCTGATGAGGTCGGGCGGCTGGCGGTGCAGGACGCCTTGACCGGACTGCCCAACCGCAAGGTGTTCGAGGAGCGCCTCACGCTGGCACTGGAACGCAGCCGCAACGCCCAGACCCTGTGCGCGGTGTTCTTCTGCGACATCGACGGGTTCAAGGAGATCAACGACGGGCTCGGGCACGCCGCCGGGGACCGAATGCTGCGTGAGGTGGCCAACCTGCTCACCGGACTGTTGCGCGCCGAGGACACCGTTTCCCGTTTGGGCGGCGACGAATTCGCCCTGCTGGTCTCCGACGTGGCCGAGGCCGGCCAGGCGGAGCTGCTCGGTCATCGGCTCGCCGCGGCGCTCGACCGCAGCTACCTCAGCAGCGAGCAACAGGTTTCGGCCTCGATGTCGGTCGGGGTCGCCGTGGCCGACAGCGCGGCCCTGCACGGGATGGGGGAGTACCCGCCGGTCAGTGCGGCCGGAGCGCCGGTCACCGCGGCCCGGGTGATCGCGGCGGCGGATCTGGCGATGTACGAGGCGAAACAAGCCGGCGGGGGCGTGTGCCGGGCCTGGGACGCGGGTAGCGCCTCGGCCCAGGAGGACCGCTACCGGATCAGTTCCGACCTGCGACGCACTCTCGAGCGAAAGAGCGACGCGCAGTTGTGGGTGGCATACCAGCCCATCGTGGACCTGATGACCGGCCAGACCGTCGGCGTCGAAGCCCTGGCGCGCTGGGACCATCCCGCGCGCGGCGCGGTCCCGCCGGAGTTGTTCATCGCCGCCGCCGAAGCCAGCGGGGTGATCCACGCCCTGGGCCGGCGAGTGCTGCAGCAGGCCAGCCAGCAGGTCGCGCGGTGGAACGAAAGCAGGGTGCAGGAGGGCCACTCGCCGTTGTGGGTTTCGGTGAACTGCTCGCCCAAGCAGTTGCAGGGTCCGTCCATCGTCGAGGACGTGCAGGCCGCGTTGCTGGAGTCCGGGCTCGCTCCGGAGCGGCTCATTCTCGAGATCACCGAGAGCGCCCTGCTGGTGGGGCCGTCCCTCGTCGCCGAGCGACTGGCCGCGCTGCGCAACTGCGGGGTGGTCATCGCGCTGGACGATTTCGGCACCGGGTACTCAGCGCTGTCGCACCTACGTCACCTGCCGATCCAGATCGTGAAGATCGATCGGTCCTTCGTCGCCGGACTCGGCAGCATCTCCGCGGACGAGGCGGTCGTCGCGGCGGTGACCGGCCTCGCGAGCCGGCTCGGACAGACCGTTCTGGCCGAGGGCGTCGAGACCCGGGTGCAGGAGTCACGCGCTCGTCAGTTGGGCTGCACTTTCGGCCAGGGCAACCTGTACGCCGAACCCCAGCCGGCCGCGGACCTCGACCGCGTCCTCGTCCGCTGA
- a CDS encoding putative quinol monooxygenase, producing the protein MIFITAKFPVKPEDADRWPEISARFTEATRGEEGCLWFDWSRSLDDPNEYVLVEAFRDGDAGAAHVNSAHFTAAQAELPQHLAATPKIVSISIPQDDWSELGELAV; encoded by the coding sequence ATGATCTTCATTACGGCGAAGTTCCCGGTGAAGCCGGAGGATGCCGACCGGTGGCCCGAGATCTCGGCTCGGTTCACCGAGGCAACCCGTGGTGAGGAAGGCTGCCTGTGGTTCGACTGGTCACGCAGCCTGGACGATCCCAACGAGTACGTGCTGGTCGAGGCGTTCCGGGACGGCGACGCCGGCGCGGCCCACGTGAACTCGGCACATTTCACGGCGGCCCAGGCGGAACTGCCGCAGCACCTGGCGGCAACCCCCAAGATCGTCAGCATCTCGATCCCGCAGGACGACTGGTCCGAACTGGGCGAACTCGCCGTCTGA